In Mesorhizobium sp. 113-3-3, a genomic segment contains:
- a CDS encoding DUF1295 domain-containing protein — protein sequence MIVQGYDVTFTGLFISVGICLSLVMSAAWAIAIRSGKSGWVDAIWSFAVGGAGIAMALVPLSGWQQSPTRPVIVALLAAIWSLRLGWHIVARTRHGGDDPRYAQLRGEWGRDFPRRLFLFLQVQAGAALLLSLSIFAAARNPISQLQIGDWLGVAILVAAILGEGLADHQLARFRQDPANREKVCDVGLWGLSRHPNYFFEWFGWLAYVAIALDLTGAYPWGWVALSGPIFMYWLLVHVSGIPPLEAHMLKSRGEKFRAYQARVNAFWLGPSRNIPPQTSKGRVS from the coding sequence ATGATCGTTCAGGGCTACGATGTGACGTTTACAGGCTTGTTTATCAGTGTAGGCATTTGCCTGTCGCTTGTGATGTCGGCGGCTTGGGCGATTGCAATTCGAAGCGGCAAGTCCGGCTGGGTGGATGCGATCTGGTCGTTTGCGGTGGGCGGCGCCGGCATCGCCATGGCGTTGGTTCCATTGTCCGGCTGGCAGCAGTCGCCGACCAGGCCTGTCATCGTCGCCCTGCTCGCGGCGATCTGGTCGCTCAGGTTAGGCTGGCATATAGTCGCCAGAACCCGGCACGGCGGCGACGACCCGCGTTACGCGCAATTGCGCGGCGAGTGGGGCAGGGATTTCCCACGCCGGCTTTTTCTATTTTTGCAGGTGCAGGCCGGTGCTGCTCTGCTGCTTTCGCTGTCGATCTTTGCCGCGGCCCGCAATCCGATATCGCAATTGCAAATCGGCGATTGGCTGGGTGTTGCCATTCTGGTGGCTGCCATCCTTGGCGAAGGCCTGGCCGATCACCAGCTCGCGCGGTTTCGTCAAGATCCAGCCAACAGGGAAAAGGTCTGCGACGTTGGGCTCTGGGGACTTTCGCGCCATCCCAACTATTTCTTCGAGTGGTTCGGTTGGCTGGCCTATGTCGCGATCGCATTGGACCTCACCGGCGCTTACCCGTGGGGCTGGGTCGCCCTATCGGGCCCGATCTTCATGTACTGGCTCCTGGTTCATGTATCCGGCATCCCGCCGCTCGAAGCGCACATGCTGAAATCGCGTGGCGAAAAATTCCGTGCCTACCAGGCGCGCGTCAATGCGTTCTGGCTGGGGCCGTCCCGCAATATCCCTCCACAGACATCGAAAGGTCGAGTGTCGTGA